The following are encoded in a window of Vigna unguiculata cultivar IT97K-499-35 chromosome 8, ASM411807v1, whole genome shotgun sequence genomic DNA:
- the LOC114195326 gene encoding rust resistance kinase Lr10-like codes for MKLQNNHKMLNFQKLSLLLTLLFLVVKPATAKNLCADKCGHVRIEFPFYLRNKNLNHTTDYPPEFGLLCSQQNEPMLKLPAVPIPLFVRKIDYKSTLIEIYDPQNCLADLLLKLNNASISPFRFVKYFGRPPPVFDVSFFRCDSLSCPISLLESHNDVVDPRLVSCTKLKDVSVEWWWSWYFQQKLFMEWSKPDCGYCEAQGLKCKWKNGTNGATECYACRTKRIPTSTVVHIATGVVVGLILLLLLVKALFYAYEYYEKRGEDQTRIERFLEDYRAMKPTRFTYADIKRITNGFSEGLGEGSHGAVFKGMLSREILVAVKILKDTVGDGKDFINEVRAIGKIHHVNIVRLLGFCADEFHRALVYDFFPNGSLQRFLAPPDKKDVFLGWEKLQQISLGIGRGIEYLHLGCDHRILHFDINPHNVLLDDLFVPKITDFGLAKLCPKNQSTVSMTAARGTLGYIAPEVFSRNFGNVSYKSDIYSYGMLLLEMVGGRKNTNVSVQDSFQILYPEWIHNLVEGKDMEISVEDEGDAKIAKKLAIVGLWCIQWNPADRPSMKTVVQMLEGDGHELVAPPSPFHISGSSTAKTVVPTRRQNFELEVIHEIEENNVDHF; via the exons ATGAAACTGCAAAACAACCACAAAATGCTCAATTTTCAGAAACTGTCTCTTCTACTGACGTTGCTGTTTCTGGTAGTGAAGCCTGCAACGGCCAAGAACCTCTGCGCGGATAAATGTGGTCACGTTCGTATTGAATTTCCATTTTATCTCAGAAATAAAAACTTGAATCACACCACCGACTACCCTCCTGAATTCGGTCTATTATGCTCCCAACAAAATGAGCCCATGCTGAAGCTGCCTGCTGTTCCAATACCATTGTTTGTCagaaaaattgattataaatcTACGCTAATTGAAATATATGACCCCCAAAATTGCCTTGCTGATCTACTCTTGAAACTCAACAACGCGTCCATCTCTCCATTCCGATTCGTCAAATATTTTGGTCGTCCTCCTCCCGTCTTTGACGTTTCCTTCTTCCGTTGCGACTCATTGTCGTGCCCTATTTCGCTACTAGAATCCCACAACGACGTCGTTGACCCCCGATTAGTATCCTGCACGAAGCTGAAAGATGTTTCCGTGGAATGGTGGTGGTCTTGGTATTTTCAGCAGAAGCTTTTTATGGAATGGTCCAAACCTGACTGTGGATACTGTGAAGCACAAGGCCTAAAATGTAAATGGAAGAATGGTACTAACGGTGCAACTGAATGTTATGCTTGCCGAACAAAAAGGATTCCCACGTCAACTGTCGTCCACATTGCTACAG GAGTAGTAGTTGGTTTGATACTTTTGCTGCTACTGGTCAAGGCATTGTTTTATGCGTATGAATATTATGAGAAGAGAGGAGAAGACCAGACTCGAATAGAGAGATTCTTGGAGGATTACAGGGCAATGAAGCCTACCAGGTTCACTTATGCTGACATCAAGAGAATCACAAATGGGTTTAGTGAGGGTTTAGGGGAAGGATCTCATGGAGCAGTGTTCAAAGGAATGCTCTCCCGTGAAATTCTTGTTGCTGTGAAGATACTCAAAGATACAGTGGGAGATGGGAAGGATTTCATAAATGAAGTGAGAGCCATTGGGAAAATTCATCACGTTAATATTGTTCGCTTGCTTGGTTTCTGTGCAGATGAGTTCCACCGTGCTCTCGTCTACGATTTCTTTCCAAATGGGTCGTTGCAGAGATTCTTGGCTCCACCGGACAAGAAGGATGTTTTCCTTGGTTGGGAGAAGTTGCAACAAATTAGTCTTGGTATTGGCAGAGGGATTGAGTATCTCCACCTTGGCTGTGATCATAGaattcttcactttgacatcaATCCTCACAATGTTTTGCTAGATGACCTTTTTGTCCCAAAAATCACTGATTTTGGACTAGCCAAGTTGTGTCCCAAAAATCAGAGCACGGTGTCCATGACTGCAGCCAGGGGAACTTTGGGCTACATTGCCCCTGAAGTTTTCTCTCGGAACTTTGGTAATGTGTCATACAAGTCGGACATTTACAGCTATGGAATGTTGCTGTTAGAAATGGTTGGAGGAAGAAAGAATACAAATGTTTCAGTTCAGGACAGTTTCCAAATTCTGTACCCAGAGTGGATCCACAACTTGGTGGAAGGAAAAGATATGGAAATTAGCGTTGAGGATGAGGGAGATGCTAAAATTGCCAAGAAACTTGCCATTGTAGGACTTTGGTGCATTCAATGGAACCCAGCGGATCGTCCTTCCATGAAAACTGTGGTACAAATGCTTGAAGGGGATGGACATGAGTTAGTAGCACCCCCTTCTCCTTTTCATATTTCTGGTTCTTCTACAGCAAAAACTGTTGTTCCGACAAGACGTCAAAATTTTGAGTTGGAGGTTATTCAtgaaatagaagaaaacaatGTCGATCACTTTTAG
- the LOC114195321 gene encoding LEAF RUST 10 DISEASE-RESISTANCE LOCUS RECEPTOR-LIKE PROTEIN KINASE-like 2.1, which translates to MTIWKDMVLLVMFLLFVVQQICARNEQEHASDCLPSSCGKIANISRPFRLKGDPVHCGDRRYELSCENNITVLNLYSRKYHVQAINYINFTLRVVDPGVEEQSCSSLPRYFLSRSNFSDAYHAGDMDPYRATLDQFSEVGPHRKSLFQHIIYLNCSHPVSENYKYVNTTPCVKWESKGYMYAIAGDLTSADFEVGCRIKLLSPTSWWGLDANKSSYTMMNSALLYGFEISWKNFACEDQCHSPYGDCYFDSSTLKLRCFPYCNDIFGVLETKCGTGIWLQVLAYPAYFLNNIYAALLEAIQGNQRFDENLYLEPASFIIGHYVLPVFLLVRFSLGVTLLIMLLTYKWRKRHSSIYENIENYLEHNELVPIRYSYTEIKKMVRGFKEKLGQGGYGSVFKGKLSSGTCVAIKVLGKSKGDGHDFISEVATIGRIHHQNVVHLIGFCVEGSRRALVYEFMSNGSLDKILFSKDRNIDFGYDKIYNIAIGVARGIAYLHHGCEMQILHFDIKPHNILLDDNFNPKVSDFGLAKLYPMDNSIVTMTVVGGTIGYMAPELFYKNIGRISYKSDVYSFGMLLMEMASKRKNLNPHAEHSSQVYFPSWVYENIKEEKDIEMEDITEEEKKIAKKMIIVAIWCIQMNPNDRPSMNKVVEMLEGDMENLKIPPKFSLYPYEVTENFKHTIASEFTSYSSSSMKIATNK; encoded by the exons ATGACCATATGGAAAGATATGGTGTTATTGGTGATGTTCTTGCTGTTTGTAGTCCAACAAATATGTGCTAGGAATGAGCAAGAACACGCCAGTGATTGTCTCCCTTCTTCCTGTGGGAAAATCGCAAACATAAGTCGACCATTTAGATTGAAAGGTGACCCGGTACATTGCGGCGACAGAAGGTATGAACTGAGttgtgaaaataatattacagTGTTAAATTTGTATTCGAGAAAATATCATGTGCAGGCAATCAACTACATTAATTTCACACTCCGGGTGGTTGATCCGGGAGTTGAAGAACAAAGTTGCTCCTCCCTTCCTCGCTATTTCTTGTCTCGATCCAATTTCAGTGATGCTTATCATGCTGGCGATATGGATCCATACCGAGCCACCCTAGACCAATTCTCTGAGGTTGGTCCTCACCGGAAGAGTCTTTTCCAGCACATAATATACTTGAATTGCAGCCATCCAGTGAGTGAGAATTATAAGTACGTGAATACTACTCCGTGTGTTAAGTGGGAGTCGAAAGGGTATATGTATGCCATTGCTGGCGACTTAACATCAGCGGACTTTGAAGTTGGTTGTCGTATAAAGCTGCTTTCTCCGACGTCGTGGTGGGGTTTGGACGCAAATAAATCTTCCTACACTATGATGAACTCAGCGCTACTTTATGGATTTGAGATTTCGTGGAAAAATTTCGCCTGTGAGGATCAATGTCACTCACCATATGGCGACTGCTATTTCGACTCTTCCACCCTCAAGCTTCGATGTTTCCCCTACTGCAACGATATATTCGGAGTACTGGAAACCAAATGTG gTACCGGGATATGGTTACAGGTGCTTGCTTATCCAGCAT ATTTTCTGAATAACATTTATGCAG CACTGCTTGAAGCAATACAAGGAAACCAAAGATTTGATGAAAATCTCTATCTTGAACCAGCATCGTTCATTATAGGACACTATGTTCTACCAGTATTTTTGTTAGTGAGATTTTCGTTGGGGGTGACATTACTTATTATGCTTTTGACATACAAGTGGCGGAAAAGGCATTCttcaatatatgaaaatattgaaaattatcTAGAACACAATGAATTGGTGCCTATTAGATACTCATACACCGAAATCAAGAAGATGGTTAGaggttttaaagaaaaattaggtCAAGGAGGCTATGGTTCTGTATTTAAGGGAAAGTTATCTTCTGGAACTTGTGTTGCAATAAAAGTGTTAGGTAAATCAAAAGGTGATGGACATGATTTTATAAGTGAAGTTGCTACCATTGGAAGAATACATCATCAAAATGTAGTACATTTAATTGGATTTTGTGTTGAGGGTTCAAGACGTGCTCTTGTTTATGAATTCATGTCCAATGGATCTCTTGataaaattcttttttctaaagATAGAAATATAGATTTCGGATatgacaaaatatataatatagcaATTGGGGTAGCACGTGGAATTGCTTATCTCCACCATGGATGTGAGATGCAAATTTTGCATTTTGATATAAAGCCCCATAATATTCTACTAGACGataatttcaatcccaaggttTCTGATTTTGGATTGGCAAAGTTATATCCGATGGATAATAGCATTGTCACCATGACTGTAGTGGGAGGGACAATTGGATATATGGCTCcagaattattttataaaaacattgGAAGAATATCTTATAAGTCTGATGTTTATAGTTTTGGAATGCTTTTGATGGAAATGGCAAGCAAAAGGAAAAACTTAAATCCCCACGCAGAGCATTCAAGTCAAGTTTACTTTCCATCTTGGGTTTATGAAAACATTAAAGAAGAGAAAGATATAGAAATGGAAGATATCACTGAGGAGGAAAAGAAAATAGCAAAGAAGATGATTATAGTTGCAATTTGGTGTATACAAATGAATCCAAATGATCGTCCTTCCATGAACAAAGTAGTGGAAATGCTTGAAGGAGATATGGAAAACCTAAAAATCCctccaaaattttctttatatccATATGAAGTCACAGAAAATTTCAAACACACAATAGCAAGTGAATTTACTAGTTATTCTAGTTCCTCTATGAAAATTGCAACTAACAAATAA